From Bacillus rossius redtenbacheri isolate Brsri chromosome 16, Brsri_v3, whole genome shotgun sequence, a single genomic window includes:
- the LOC134540240 gene encoding zinc finger CCHC domain-containing protein 8 homolog isoform X3, with amino-acid sequence MFFDGCDSTSMSGGTSTNEENDSDFSERKYREAVKKFLKELIAKHDPAAENGDISDLELDIWEEGSGEGSPPAPGTGEQVAASPGGPGPGPDDKPRDPLPVPDDANLFVIDKRPKVTDGRDVPFYRQRRSFKTLIESEGKPEEASASAASPRRMTCFNCHGSHSLRDCPKPRNQLNINRNRRDFVAATGKQTGRYHVEEDQKYSSFAPGRISDDLRRALGLRRNELPRHVYRMRQLGYPPGWLAAARVHHSGISVFDEQGKEVLHSDDEEGEVISEEMKVKYDPSKIIEFPGFNVQPPPGTRDDSRYYRCPPMTEEQSLEAMLGQLGPTYMGGKRRRKKAVMAVQTATPQSDLDLTAADMDMDDAPAGVSLPLLPSDDNCRFIPPLPIETPPHAPPPPPSETPPRPPAPSSMESDSEGADSRSLGVSSPLSTRGCAAQGHSSVSSPRPQSPSLSELEGKKALLLAELEDGASSDTAPRPPVGSTTHHTPLSLGKVKNVNLGTPVLQSSSPFKRLPEPVKFSKDVSDVINFENLPESTGAYGKISGVIEKVRKVMSSEQV; translated from the exons GAAGTACAGGGAAGCAGTGAAGAAGTTCCTGAAGGAGCTGATCGCCAAGCATGACCCGGCCGCCGAGAACGGCGACATTTCGGACCTGGAGCTGGACATctgggaggagggctcgggcgagGGGAGCCCGCCGGCCCCCGGCACGGGAGAGCAGGTCGCCGCGAGTCCCGGGGGGCCCGGGCCGGGCCCAGACGACAAACCGCGGGACCCCCTCCCGGTCCCAGACGACGCCAACCTCTTCGTCATCGACAAGCGTCCGAAAGTGACGGACGGCCGGGATGTCCCATTTTACCGCCAG CGGCGGAGCTTCAAGACGCTCATAGAGTCGGAGGGCAAGCCCGAGGAAGCGAGCGCGAGCGCAGCGTCCCCGCGGCGGATGACGTGCTTCAACTGCCACGGCAGCCACAGTCTGCGCGACTGCCCCAAGCCACGCAACCAGCTGAACATCAACAGGAACCGGCGCGACTTCGTCGCCGCGACCGGCAAGCAGACGGG TCGGTACCACGTGGAGGAGGACCAGAAGTACTCCTCGTTCGCCCCGGGCAGGATCAGCGACGACCTCCGGCGCGCCCTCGGCCTGCGGAGGAACGAGCTGCCGCGCCACGTGTACCGCATGCGCCAGCTGGGCTACCCGCCCGGGTGGCTGGCCGCGGCCCGGGTCCACCACTCCGGCATCTCCGTCTTCGACGAGCAGGGGAAGG AAGTCCTTCATTCAGACGATGAAGAAGGGGAGGTGATCTCTGAAGAAATGAAAGTCAAATATGATCCCTCGAAAATCATAGAGTTCCCAGGTTTCAATGTACAGCCGCCTCCGGGAACGAGAGAC GACTCCAGGTACTACCGCTGCCCGCCCATGACGGAGGAGCAGAGTTTGGAGGCGATGCTGGGCCAGCTGGGGCCCACCTACATGGGCGGCAAGCGGCGACGCAAGAAGGCGGTGATGGCGGTGCAGACCGCCACGCCCCAGTCCGACCTCGACCTCACCGCGGCGGACATGGACATGGACGACGCTCCAGCAG GGGTGAGCCTGCCCTTGCTGCCGAGCGACGACAACTGCCGGTTCATCCCGCCGCTGCCGATAGAAACACCCCCTCACGCGCCGCCTCCTCCCCCGTCGGAGACGCCCCCGAGACCGCCGGCGCCTTCGTCCATGGAGAGTGACTCGGAAGGCGCGGACTCCAGGAGTCTGGGAGTGTCCTCTCCGCTCTCGACC AGGGGCTGTGCTGCGCAGGGCCACAGCAGCGTGTCGTCGCCGCGCCCGCAGTCGCCCTCGCTGTCCGAGCTGGAGGGCAAGAAGGCGCTGCTGCTGGCCGAGCTGGAGGACGGAGCGAGCTCGGACACTGCCCCCCGGCCCCCGGTCGGCTCCACCACCCACCACACGCCCCTCTCCCTCGGCAAG GTGAAGAACGTGAACCTGGGCACGCCGGTCCTGCAGTCCAGCTCCCCGTTCAAGCGGCTGCCGGAGCCCGTCAAGTTCTCCAAAGACGTCTCGGACGTCATCAACTTCGAGAACCTGCCGGAGAGCACCGGCGCCTACGGGAAGATATCCGGCGTGATCGAGAAGGTGCGCAAGGTGATGAGCAGCGAGCAGGTGTAG
- the LOC134540240 gene encoding zinc finger CCHC domain-containing protein 8 homolog isoform X4: MPSKRAGRRHLRQRNQQKDRKYREAVKKFLKELIAKHDPAAENGDISDLELDIWEEGSGEGSPPAPGTGEQVAASPGGPGPGPDDKPRDPLPVPDDANLFVIDKRPKVTDGRDVPFYRQRRSFKTLIESEGKPEEASASAASPRRMTCFNCHGSHSLRDCPKPRNQLNINRNRRDFVAATGKQTGRYHVEEDQKYSSFAPGRISDDLRRALGLRRNELPRHVYRMRQLGYPPGWLAAARVHHSGISVFDEQGKEVLHSDDEEGEVISEEMKVKYDPSKIIEFPGFNVQPPPGTRDDSRYYRCPPMTEEQSLEAMLGQLGPTYMGGKRRRKKAVMAVQTATPQSDLDLTAADMDMDDAPAGVSLPLLPSDDNCRFIPPLPIETPPHAPPPPPSETPPRPPAPSSMESDSEGADSRSLGVSSPLSTRGCAAQGHSSVSSPRPQSPSLSELEGKKALLLAELEDGASSDTAPRPPVGSTTHHTPLSLGKVKNVNLGTPVLQSSSPFKRLPEPVKFSKDVSDVINFENLPESTGAYGKISGVIEKVRKVMSSEQV; the protein is encoded by the exons GAAGTACAGGGAAGCAGTGAAGAAGTTCCTGAAGGAGCTGATCGCCAAGCATGACCCGGCCGCCGAGAACGGCGACATTTCGGACCTGGAGCTGGACATctgggaggagggctcgggcgagGGGAGCCCGCCGGCCCCCGGCACGGGAGAGCAGGTCGCCGCGAGTCCCGGGGGGCCCGGGCCGGGCCCAGACGACAAACCGCGGGACCCCCTCCCGGTCCCAGACGACGCCAACCTCTTCGTCATCGACAAGCGTCCGAAAGTGACGGACGGCCGGGATGTCCCATTTTACCGCCAG CGGCGGAGCTTCAAGACGCTCATAGAGTCGGAGGGCAAGCCCGAGGAAGCGAGCGCGAGCGCAGCGTCCCCGCGGCGGATGACGTGCTTCAACTGCCACGGCAGCCACAGTCTGCGCGACTGCCCCAAGCCACGCAACCAGCTGAACATCAACAGGAACCGGCGCGACTTCGTCGCCGCGACCGGCAAGCAGACGGG TCGGTACCACGTGGAGGAGGACCAGAAGTACTCCTCGTTCGCCCCGGGCAGGATCAGCGACGACCTCCGGCGCGCCCTCGGCCTGCGGAGGAACGAGCTGCCGCGCCACGTGTACCGCATGCGCCAGCTGGGCTACCCGCCCGGGTGGCTGGCCGCGGCCCGGGTCCACCACTCCGGCATCTCCGTCTTCGACGAGCAGGGGAAGG AAGTCCTTCATTCAGACGATGAAGAAGGGGAGGTGATCTCTGAAGAAATGAAAGTCAAATATGATCCCTCGAAAATCATAGAGTTCCCAGGTTTCAATGTACAGCCGCCTCCGGGAACGAGAGAC GACTCCAGGTACTACCGCTGCCCGCCCATGACGGAGGAGCAGAGTTTGGAGGCGATGCTGGGCCAGCTGGGGCCCACCTACATGGGCGGCAAGCGGCGACGCAAGAAGGCGGTGATGGCGGTGCAGACCGCCACGCCCCAGTCCGACCTCGACCTCACCGCGGCGGACATGGACATGGACGACGCTCCAGCAG GGGTGAGCCTGCCCTTGCTGCCGAGCGACGACAACTGCCGGTTCATCCCGCCGCTGCCGATAGAAACACCCCCTCACGCGCCGCCTCCTCCCCCGTCGGAGACGCCCCCGAGACCGCCGGCGCCTTCGTCCATGGAGAGTGACTCGGAAGGCGCGGACTCCAGGAGTCTGGGAGTGTCCTCTCCGCTCTCGACC AGGGGCTGTGCTGCGCAGGGCCACAGCAGCGTGTCGTCGCCGCGCCCGCAGTCGCCCTCGCTGTCCGAGCTGGAGGGCAAGAAGGCGCTGCTGCTGGCCGAGCTGGAGGACGGAGCGAGCTCGGACACTGCCCCCCGGCCCCCGGTCGGCTCCACCACCCACCACACGCCCCTCTCCCTCGGCAAG GTGAAGAACGTGAACCTGGGCACGCCGGTCCTGCAGTCCAGCTCCCCGTTCAAGCGGCTGCCGGAGCCCGTCAAGTTCTCCAAAGACGTCTCGGACGTCATCAACTTCGAGAACCTGCCGGAGAGCACCGGCGCCTACGGGAAGATATCCGGCGTGATCGAGAAGGTGCGCAAGGTGATGAGCAGCGAGCAGGTGTAG
- the LOC134540322 gene encoding uncharacterized protein LOC134540322 produces the protein MSHPFWERYALCGAPVTGAASATEAQQESQPQGSAEEHLTLKSWRRGLCRGARYALCGAPVTGAASATEAQQESQPQGSAEEHLTLKSWRRGLCRGARYALCGAPVTGAASATEAQQESQPQGSAEEHLTLKSWRRGLCRGARYALCGAPVTGAASATEAQQESQPQGPAEEHLTLKSWRRGLCRGARYALCGAPVTGAASATEAQQESQPQGPAEEHLTLKSRERGLCRGARYALCGAPVTGAASATEAQQESQPQGSAEEHLTLKSRERGLCRGARYALRGSSDWCSRRHRGPAEEHLTLKSWRRGLCRGARHALCGAPVTGAASATEAQQESQPQGSAEEHLTLKSRERGLCRGARYALCGAPVTGAAGATEAQQESQPQGSAEEHLTLKSRGRGLCRGARHALCGAPVTGAASATEVQQESQPQGPAEEHLTLKSRGRGLCRGARYALCGAPVTGAASATEAQQESQPQGSAEEHLTLNSRGRGLCRGARHALYRAPATGAVGATNAQQESQPQGSAEEHLTLKSRERGLCRGARHALCGAPVTGAASATEAQQESQPQGSAEEHLTLKSRGRGLCRGARYALCGAPVTGEASATEAQQESMLSAGLQ, from the exons ATGTCCCACCCATTTTGGGAAAG GTATGCTCTCTGCGGGGCTCCAGTGACTGGTGCAGCCAGCGCCACAGAGGCCCAGCAGGAAAGTCAGCCCCAGGGCTCAGCAGAGGAGCACCTCACACTGAAGAGCTGGCGGAGAGGACTGTGTCGTGGGGCCAGGTATGCTCTCTGCGGGGCTCCAGTGACTGGTGCAGCCAGCGCCACAGAGGCCCAGCAGGAAAGTCAGCCCCAGGGCTCAGCAGAGGAGCACCTCACACTGAAGAGCTGGCGGAGAGGACTGTGTCGTGGGGCCAGGTATGCTCTCTGCGGGGCTCCAGTGACTGGTGCAGCCAGCGCCACAGAGGCCCAGCAGGAAAGTCAGCCCCAGGGCTCAGCAGAGGAGCACCTCACACTGAAGAGCTGGCGGAGAGGACTGTGTCGTGGGGCCAGGTATGCTCTCTGCGGGGCTCCAGTGACTGGTGCAGCCAGCGCCACAGAGGCCCAGCAGGAAAGTCAGCCCCAGGGCCCAGCAGAGGAGCACCTCACACTGAAGAGCTGGCGGAGAGGACTGTGTCGTGGGGCCAGGTATGCTCTCTGCGGGGCTCCAGTGACTGGTGCAGCCAGCGCCACAGAGGCCCAGCAGGAAAGTCAGCCCCAGGGCCCAGCAGAGGAGCACCTCACACTGAAGAGCCGGGAGAGGGGACTGTGTCGTGGGGCCAGGTATGCTCTCTGCGGGGCTCCAGTGACTGGTGCAGCCAGCGCCACAGAGGCCCAGCAGGAAAGTCAGCCCCAGGGCTCAGCAGAGGAGCACCTCACACTGAAGAGCCGGGAGAGGGGACTGTGTCGTGGGGCCAGGTATGCTCTGCGGGGCTCCAGTGACTGGTGCAGCCGGCGCCACAGAGGCCCAGCAGAGGAGCACCTCACACTGAAGAGCTGGCGGAGAGGACTGTGTCGTGGGGCCAGGCATGCTCTCTGCGGGGCTCCAGTGACTGGTGCAGCCAGCGCCACAGAGGCCCAGCAGGAAAGTCAGCCCCAGGGCTCAGCAGAGGAGCACCTCACACTGAAGAGCCGGGAGAGGGGACTGTGTCGTGGGGCCAGGTATGCTCTCTGCGGGGCTCCAGTGACTGGTGCAGCCGGCGCCACAGAGGCCCAGCAGGAAAGTCAGCCCCAGGGCTCAGCAGAGGAGCACCTCACACTGAAGAGCCGGGGGAGGGGTCTGTGTCGTGGGGCCAGGCATGCTCTCTGCGGGGCTCCAGTGACTGGTGCAGCCAGCGCCACAGAGGTCCAGCAGGAAAGTCAGCCCCAGGGCCCAGCAGAGGAGCACCTCACACTGAAGAGCCGGGGGAGGGGACTGTGTCGTGGGGCCAG GTATGCTCTCTGCGGGGCTCCAGTGACTGGTGCAGCCAGCGCCACAGAGGCCCAGCAGGAAAGTCAGCCCCAGGGCTCAGCAGAGGAGCACCTCACACTGAATAGCCGGGGGAGGGGACTGTGTCGTGGGGCCAGGCATGCTCTCTATAGGGCTCCAGCGACTGGTGCAGTTGGTGCCACAAACGCCCAGCAGGAAAGTCAGCCCCAGGGTTCAGCAGAGGAGCACCTCACACTGAAGAGCCGGGAGAGGGGACTGTGTCGTGGGGCCAG GCATGCTCTCTGCGGGGCTCCAGTGACTGGTGCAGCCAGCGCCACAGAGGCCCAGCAGGAAAGTCAGCCCCAGGGCTCAGCAGAGGAGCACCTCACACTGAAGAGCCGGGGGAGGGGTCTGTGTCGTGGGGCCAGGTATGCTCTCTGCGGGGCTCCAGTGACTGGTGAAGCCAGCGCCACAGAGGCCCAGCAGGAAA GTATGCTCTCTGCGGGGCTCCAGTGA